TCGCCTCGATGACCCACCTCGAGGTGCACGAGGGCGCGCTGTTCAGCACCCTGCTGCACGCGCTCGCGGGGATCGACGGCGTCACCCTCCACGGCAACGCCACCCACCGCACCCCCACGGCGCTCTTCTCGGTCGCCGGCCGCACCGGCCGGGAGGTCCACGAGGCGCTGGCGACCGAGGGGGTCAACGCCCCGGCCAGCCACTTCTACGCCCTCGAGGCGTCCCGCCACGCCGGTCTCGGGGACGCCGGCGCCGTCCGGGCGGGCCTCGCGCCGTACACCTCCGAGAGCGACGTGGAGCGCCTCCTGACGGGCGTCGGGAGGCTCGCCGCCGCGGCCTCGAGCGTGCCCTGAGCGTCCACGGGGCGGGCGTCCGTGTAAGACAACGCCGCATGTCAGCTCCGGACCCCCTACCATCGAGGTGGGGCAAGGGTCGGCGAGGGGTCGTCGACCGGAGCGGGACGGGAGTGTGCCGGGGTGGCAGTCGTGCAACCGACCGCTGAGCCCGTACGGGTGAGGGCGGTGGCGCCGATGAGATCGGCACCGGACGAGCTGGAGGCGAGGGCGGAGCGCGCCCTGGCCCGTGACGTCCTCGCGACCTCGCAGGACACCGACGTCCAGGAGATCGTCAACCTGCTGCACAGCATCTGCGACGTCGACATCGCCGCGGTGGCCGTGCCCGACAACGGCCAGTTCCACTACCTGGTCACCGCCGGCATCGACCCGCTGGCCAGCGACGCCGCCGACACGATGTGCCAGCACACGATGCGTGCCGACCAGCTCGTGGTCGTGCCCGACACCGCCGAGGACCCGCGCTTCGCCGTGAGCCCCTTCGCCGACGGGCGGATCATGTCGCTGCGCTTCTACGCGTCGGCTCCGCTGCACGCACCCACGGGCACCATCGTGGGTCGGCTCTGCGTCTTCGACACCAGCCCGCGCGACCTGACGCCGCTGCAGGAGCAGGCGCTCCTGACGCTGGCCGACAGCGTCTCCTCCATCCTCGACCTGCGCCAGCGCAAGCTCGACGCCCCGGCGGCCGCGGAGGCGGCCGCCGCACGCGGGGCGCACGACGAGGTCGTGAGCGTGGCCTCCCAGGTCAGCCACGACCTGCGGGTGCCGCTGACGGCGCTGAGCACCAGCCTCGGGATGCTCGAGGAGTCGACGCCGCCCGACGAGTCGCCGCTGCGCCGCAACCTGCTGGCCAGCGCGCTGCGGAGCACCGCCCGCATGGCGAGCCTGGTGGACGGGCTGCTGCGGCTCAACGACGTGCAGCGCGGCCTCGACCTGGTCGAGGTCGACCTCGGTGAGGCGGCGCGGCAGGTGGTCCTCGACCTGGAGGGCCTGATCACCGAGACCGGCGCGACGGTGTCCGTCGGGGCGATGCCCTCGGTGCGCTGCGACGAGGGACTGATCGCCGCGGCCCTGCTGAACCTCGTCAGCAACGCCGCGAAGTTCGCCCGCCCCGGCGTCGCCCCGGTCATCGAGGTCGCGGCACGACGTACGGCGTTCGGGGTGCGCGTGCTCGTGCGCGACAATGGGATCGGGATCCCGCCGGAGGACCGGCACCGCGTCTTCGCGCTCTTCTCACGGCTCACCCACACGCCCGGTCACGGCATCGGCCTGACGACGGTCGCCCGGGTCGCCGAGGCCCACGGCGGGATGGTCGGCATCGACGACGGCCCCTCGGGCGTCGGCTCCGAGATCTGGTTCGAGCTCCCCGCCTGACCCGCCACCGGGGCGGGTCGCGCCGGTCAGGTGGCGGCGATGCCGATCCGGCCGGTGCGGAACGCGTCGACGAACAGCGCGTGGTCGTGGCGGACCTTCTGGGCGTAGTCCACGCCGAACTCGGTCACCGCCTCGACGAACGCGCGACGACGCCCCTCGAGGCTCTCGCTGATGGCGTCCTCGACCTGGAAGCTGACCAGCGACTGGTCGCTGTCCTCGTCGGAGGCGCAGTGCACCTTGGCGGTGGCGCGGCCGAGCTGCTCGACGACCGGAGCGATCTCCGACGGCTCGTAGAGCGAGCCCCAGTCGAGGTCCATCTCGTACGGCGAGATCTCCGCGACGACGTAGCCGACGCCGTCGACCGTGGTGAACCCGAGGTTCGGGTCGGTGTGCGACTGCAGCGCCCGCTGGCTGACGACCGTGCGCTGGCCCTCGTGCTCGAAGTAGCGCTCGACCTTCTTGGTGTCGACGAAGCGGCTGACGGCCGGCACGTTGGCCTGCTTCATCGACAGCACCACGTCGTTGTCGAGCGACTGGCTGAAGCCCTCGACGAGCACGTTGTACGCCGGGAGCCCGGCGCTGCCGATGCCGAAGCCGGACATCCCCACGATGTCGCGGACGTCGTAGAACAGCGAGCGGTTGATGCGCTTGGTGTCGGGGATGGACTCCAGGTAGGCGTCGAACGCCTTCTCGATCTTGCGCCGCTCGGTCTTGGACAGGTGGCGGGCCGCTCCCCCCTCCTTGAACATGCGCACGCCGGTGTCCTGGCTGGTCATCCCGTCGAGCATGGCCGCACGGGTGGACTGGCGCGCCTTCTGCAGCAACGCCTGGACGGGCCCGTCGGTGTTGTGGAGCTGGAGAGCGAAGTCGTCGTCCTCGACGACCTCGGTGTAGTGCGTGACCTGGGCGAGGTAGCCGCGCAGGTAGCGCCCGATGAGGGACCGGACGTCCTCCTCCGGCAGCGCCTTGCTCCAGCCCAGCAGCGCCAGGCTCGCGCTGAAGCGCTTGAGGTCCCACGTGTAGTGCCCCAGGTAGGCCTCGTCGAAGTCGTTGACGTCGAAGACGAGCCGGCCGTCGGCGTTCATGTAGGTGCCGAAGTTCTCGGCGTGCAGGTCGCCGTGGATCCAGATGCCGCCGCTGCGCTCGTCGACCCAGGGGTCCTCCTCCGGGGTGACGTCGGCGTAGAACAGGCACGCGGTGCCGCGGTAGAACGCGAAGGGGTCGACGGCCATCTTGCGGTACTTCACCCGGAACGCCGCGGGGTCGGCCTTCATCAGCGGCGCGAAGGCCTCGCCGAGGACGTCGATGATCTGCTTCTGGCGGCGGTCGTCGGCTTTCGTCACCCCGACACCATGCCCGCTCGCACCGGGGAGCACACGCCGCTGTGGACCGCGTCGGGCCGGGGGTAGCCTGCCCGGCGTGCGCCTGGCCACATGGAACGTCAACTCCGTCCGCTCCCGCATCGACCGCGTGGAGGCGTTCCTGACCCGCCACGACGTCGACGTCCTCGCCCTGCAGGAGACCAAGGCCCGTGACGACCAGTGGCCCACGATGGGGCTGCAGGCGATGGGCTACGAGGTCGCGACCAACGGCTACAACCAGTGGAACGGCGTCGCGATCGTCTCCCGCGTCGGGCTGGAGGACGTGACGCCCGGCTTCTCCGCCATGCCGGAGTACGGCGACCCGCCGGTCAGGGAGGCGCGCGCGCTCGCCGCGACCTGTGGCGGCGTACGGCTGTGGTCGCTGTACGTGCCCAACGGACGCAAGGTCGGCGACCCGCACTACGACTACAAGCTGGCCTGGCTGGAGGCGCTGCGCGCGGAGGCGACCGCCTGGTCCCGGGCCAACCCCGAGGTGCCGGTGGCGCTGGGCGGCGACTGGAACGTCGCCCCGCAGGACGAGGACGTGTGGGACATGGCGGTCTTCGCGACGAGCACGCACGTCACCGAGCCGGAGCGGGCGGCCTTCCGCGCCTTCGTCGACGACGGGTTCACCGACGTGGTGAGGCCCTACGACCCGGGCCCGGACGCCTTCACCTACTGGGACTACTACCGCCAGCGCTTCGAGCGGAACAAGGGCATGCGCATCGACTTCGTGCTGGGGTCCGCCGCACTGTCCGAGCGGGTCGTGGACGCGTTCGTCGACCGCGAGGAGCGCGCCGGCAAGGGCGCCTCCGACCACGCCCCGGTCGTGGTCACGCTCGCGGACTGAGGGCGCCGCGCGACTCTTCTGTCGGACGTCTCGGGCAGGGTGGGCCCATGACTGACGCGATGCTTCTCGGCCTGCTGCTGGCGGCCGCCCTCGGACTCGTGGTGGGCCTGCTCGTCGGTGCCTCGGTCACCGGTCGGCGCGGCCGCTCCGCCGAGGAGCTGTACGTCGACCGGTCCCGCGTCGAGGGCGAGGCCGTCGTCGCCGAGCGGCTGGCGCAGCTCCAGGGGCAGATGCAGGCGCTCCAGGTCGACCGCGCCTCGTGGCAGAGCCAGCTGCGCCAGCAGGTCGAGGACATGCAGCACTCCACCGACCTGCTGCGCCGCGAGACCCAGTCGCTGTCGAGCGCGCTGCGCCGTCCGTCGGTCCGCGGCCGCTGGGGCGAGCTGCACCTGCGCCGCGCCGTGGAGCTGGCCGGGCTCGTCGCACGGTGCGACTTCGACGAGCAGGTCGCGACCAACGACGCCGAGGGCCAGGTGCGCCGCCCCGACCTGGTGGTCCGTCTCGCCGGCGGGCGCAGCGTGGTCGTCGACGCGAAGGTGCCCCTGGACGCCTTCCTCGACGCCACCGAGGCCGACGACGAGGACGAGCGGCTGGCCCACCTGCGCCGGCACGCCCGCCAGCTGCGGGCCCACGTCGACGTCCTCGCGGCCAAGTCCTACTGGCGGGCGCTGGAGCGGACCCCGGAGTTCGTCGTGCTGTTTGTGCCCGGGGAGTCGTTCCTGTCGGCCGCCCTGGAGAGCGACCCCTCGCTCCTGGAGACAGCGGCCGAGCGTCGGGTCATCCTGGCGACGCCGACGACCCTCATCGCGCTGCTGCGCACCGTCGCGCTGGGCTGGACCCAGGAGGCGCTGGTCGAGCGGTCCGAGGACATCCTCCAGGTCGGTCGGGAGCTCCACGAGCGCCTGTCGACGATGGGCGCGCACCTGGACAAGGTCGGCCGTTCCCTGGGTGCTGCGGTCGGCGCCTACAACCAGGCGCTGGGCTCGCTGGAGAGCCGGGTGCTCGTGACGGCACGGCGGTTCAACGCCCTGGGCATGACCGACCGGGAGCTGGCTTCTCCGGCCCCGCTCGAGGTCGCCCCGCGCACCCCGACGGCCGAAGAGCTCGTGGCCGACCCGCGGGCGGGGGTCGCCGACCCGGAGCGCGGCGTCCCGACGTCGGGGCGCGGACCGCTCCCGGGCACCGGCGTGGCGGACGTGTCGTCGGCCTGATGCGCCGTACCTTGGGCTCGTGCACAGCCGCGTGCCCCACGAGCCCGCCGGCGCCGTGACCGTCGAGGTCACCGACGCCCCCGCCTCCGCGCCCGGACCGCGGGACGGCCTTCCCGCCGCCGAGCGCCTCGACGACACCGGACCGGTCACTGCTCCCCCGTCGGTCGACCCGTCGTCCAGCACGCCGACCGCGACGGCACCACCGTCGGAGGGCCGACACCCTGCGCGGCGCCCGGCCCGTCCGACGCTGTGGATGCAGGGGCACCACCCGGGCCGTCTCGTCCTCCGCGCGACGTCGCTGATCCTGCTCGCCGTGCTCGGCCTCAACCTCCTCGTGACCGGCAGCATGGGCCTCGGGTTCGACCTGGCGTTCGTCGCGGCCTGCGCCGTGATCGCGCTGTGGGTGCGCCCGCGCGACTTCTTCATGATCGGCGTCTTCCCGCCGATCTTCCTGGGCGTCGTCGTGATCGTGCTCGGCATCGCCGACCCGGCCTCGGTGGCCCGCGCCTCCGACAACGCCGGCCAGGCGGTCGTCTCGGGCCTGGCCCACCAGGCCCAGACGCTCGTCCTCGGCTACGGCCTGACGCTCGCCGTCATCGCGCTGCGCCAGGTGGCGATCCGCAACGGCGGCCGCCTCCGCGTCCGCCGCTGACCGCTCCTAGGCGCTCGAGGCTGCCTTCTCGGCCGCGCGGATGTCGCGCCGCAGCTCCGGCGGCAACGCGAAGATCAACGACTCCTCTGCGGTGTGGACCGCCTCGGCGTCGGGGTAGCCCCGCTCGGCCAGGAAGGACAGCACGCCGTCGACCAGGTCCTCGGGGACCGAGGCGCCCGAGGTGACGGAGACCCGCTCGACACCCTCGAGCCACGCCTCGTCGATCTCGCTCGCGTCGTCGACCCGGTAGGAGGCCTTGGCCCCCGCCTCGAGGGCGACCTCGACCAGCCGCACCGAGTTCGACGAGTTGCCGGACCCGACCACGATGACCAGGTCGGCGGCCTTCGAGATCTCCTTCACGGCCATCTGCCGGTTCTGCGTGGCGTAGCAGATGTCGTCCGAGGGCGGGTCGAGCAGCAGCGGGAAGCGCTCGCGGATGGCGTCGACCACGGCCAGAGTCTCGTCGACCGACAGCGTGGTCTGGCTCAGCCAGGCCACCTTGGCCGGGTCGCGGACCTCGATCGCGGCGACGTCCTCGGGCCGCTCCACGAGCTGGATGTGCTCGGGCGCCTCCCCGGCGGTGCCCTCGACCTCCTCGTGGCCGGCGTGGCCGATGAGGAGGATGTCGTAGTCGTCGCCGGCGAAGCGCTTCGCCTCGTGGTGGACCTTGGTCACCAGCGGGCAGGTGGCGTCGATCGTCTTCAGCGCGCGCTCGGCGGCCTCGGCGTGAACCATCGGCGAGACGCCGTGGGCGGAGAAGACGACCGTGGCGCCCTCGGGCACCTCGTCGAGCTCCTCGACGAAGACCGCCCCGCGCTCCTCGAGACCGGCCACGACGTGCTTGTTGTGGACGATCTGCTTGCGGACGTAGACGGGCGCGCCGTACAGGTCCAGCGCCTTCTCGACGGTGATGACGGCCCGGTCCACCCCGGCGCAGTAGCCCCGCGGCGCAGCCAGCAGCACCGCCCGCTCGTCGGCGCGGTCGGCGGTCAGCACGGGAGGCATCCCCAGGTCAGCACTGCTCATGACCCCATCGTAGGAGGCCGGTCGGAAGTCGGGGCTAGGGTGCCTGCGTGGCACTCGAGACCAGCCCCGAGCAGCCGGCCCCTGTCCGGCAGATCGCCACCCTGCTCACGAGCTGGATCGACCGCCTCGGCGCGGTCTGGGTCGAGGGTCAGATCACCCAGCTCAACCGTCGCCAGGGCATGGCCACCGTCTTCATCGTGCTGCGCGACCCCCTCGGCGACATCTCGATGTCGGTCACCTGCCAGCGCCAGGTCATCGACTCCGCCGACCCGCCCGTCGTCGAGGGCGCGAGCGTCGTCGTGCACGGCCGTCCGCGCTACTACACCAACCGCGGCACCCTCAGCCTCGTCGCCGACGACATCCGCATGGTCGGCCTCGGCGAGCTGCTGGCCCGCCTCGAGCGGCGGCGCCAGCTGCTGGCCGCGGAGGGCCTCTTCGCCCGGGAGCGCAAGCAGCGCCTCCCGTTCCTGCCGCACCGCATCGGGCTGGTGACCTCCCGTGGCTCTGCGGCCGAGCGCGACGTGCTGGAGAACGCGCGCCGCCGGTGGCCGGCGGTCGCCTTCGAGACCCGGTACGCCGCCATGCAGGGACCCAGCTGTGCCCGGGAGGTGATGGAGGCCGTCCAGCGGCTCGACGCCGAGAGCAGCGTCGACGTCATTCTCGTCGCCCGCGGGGGCGGGTCCATCGAGGACCTGCTGCCCTTCTCCGACGAGGGGCTCGTGCGGGTCGTGGCGAAGGCCCGCACCCCGGTCGTCTCCGCGATCGGGCACGAGCCCGACACGCCTCTGCTCGACCTGGTCGCCGACGTCCGCGCCTCGACCCCGACCGACGCGGCGAAGATGCTGGTGCCCGACGTCGGCGAGGAGCTCGAGCGGGTCGCCGAGCTCCGGCGCCGTGCCCGGCGGCACCTCAGCACCTTCCTGGCCCACGAGCTGTCCCAGCTGGCCAACCTGCGAGCCCGCCCCGTGCTGGCCGCCCCCACCACGGTGCTCGAGCAGCGTGCGGCCGAGGTCGACGAGCTGGTGGCCCGCGCCCGCCGTACGCTCGGCCACCGGCTGGACCGGGCCGCCGACGACCTCGACCACTCTCGCGCCCGGGTGCGGGCGCTGTCGCCGCGCGAGACCCTGAGGCGCGGCTACGCCGTGGTCCAGGACGCGGACGGGCACGTGCTCACCAGCACCGACCAGACCGCGGCGGGCGCCCACGTCACCGCGCGGCTCTTCTCCGGCCACCTGGCGATGACCGTCGACGGTCTCGCGCCCGAAGCACACCCCGACCCCGAGGACGAGGACGACGCATGAGCGAGGACACCACCACCGGAGTCGCGGACGACATCGGCGGCGAGGGAGCACTGGGCTACGAGGAGGCGCGCGCCGAGCTCCTCGACGTCGTGCGCACCCTCGAGCAGGGCGGAGCCTCCCTGGAGGACTCCCTCGCGCTCTGGGAGCGCGGCGAGCGCCTGGCCCAGGTCTGCCAGGAGTGGCTCGACGGGGCCCGGCAGCGGCTCGAGGCCGTCACCGACCGCTGAGCGCCGCGCCGCCTGCGCGACCGGCGTCTCGCGTGAGGAGGTGGGTCAGGGCGTCGTCAGCGAGGCGGCGTACGCCGTGAGCGTGTCCTCGTCGACCGACCCGACCACGACGGTCACGACGTCGGAGTCCTCGGTGACCAGCGCGAGGTCGTCGTCCGCGGTGTCGCGGAACAGCTGCCAGGCCGTGCCGTCGACGTCGACCTCGCCGGCCTCCTCGGTCTCCTCGCCGACGAAGGCGGCGACCAGGTCGCCCACGGACCGGTCGGCCTGCTCGAGGCCGATGTACTTCTCGTCGTCGGTCAGCACCCCGAGGTGCCAGGTCTGGTCGCGGCCCTGGTCGAAGCGCACGCTGGTCGCCTTCCAGCCGTCCGGCAGCTCGTCGGGCACGAGCACGGTGAAGTCGGCCGTGTCCTGGGCGTAGTCGGCCGGACCGGCGTAGTCGACGGCCTCGATCTCGACCGTGGCGTCGTTGCGGTTGACGGCCCGGAAGGCCACGAAGGCCAGCACCACCAGGACGAGCACGACCATGGCGCCGATCATCCCGGAGAAGGACCGGTTGTACTTCGCTGGTTGCTCGCTCACCCCGTCATTGTCCCAGGCGCCCCGAAACCGCCCGACCACGCTCTGCAGGGCCCGTGCGGGAGCCCGATCACGGTGCCACACCGCACGTGGGCCCGCAGATGCGGCTGATCGGTCGCTTTCGGGCCGCAGGTGCGGCATGATCGCCGGGTGCCCGACTACCGCATCACCGAGGCGGCCGCCGTCCTCGGCCTCAGTGACGACACCCTCCGACGCTGGGTCGACGCCGGCCGCGTCGCCTCCCACCGTGACGCCGACGACCGCGTGCGGATCGCCGGCACGGACCTGGCCGACCTGGCGCGCAGCATGGCCGAGACCGGGCCGCCGGGGCTGTCGGACGGCCGGCGCGCCGCCTCCGTCAGCGCCCGCAACCGGATGCGGGGCGTCGTGACCCGGGTCGTGCACGACAGTGTGATGGCCCAGGTCGAGATGGTCTGCGGCCCCTACCGCGTCGTGTCGCTCATGAGCTCCGAGGCCGCCCTGGAGCTGGGCCTGAGCCCCGGCGTCATCGCCGTTGCCTCGGTGAAGTCCACCAACGTGGTGGTGGAGCTGCCGTGAGGGCCGTTGCCGTCGTCCTGGTCGCGCTCGCCACCCTGACCGCCTGCGGCGGGTCCGGCCGGTCCGGCGGGTCGGGTGCCGAGGACGTCACCCTGGACGTCCTGGCCGCCTCGTCCCTGACGGAGTCCTTCGAGGCGCTTGCCGAGGACTTCGAGGCCGACAACCCCGGCGTCACGGTGCGGCTGTCCCTCGGGTCCTCTTCCGCCCTGGCCCAGCAGGTCACCGAAGGAGCACCCGCCGACGTCCTGGCGACCGCCGACCTGCCGAGCATGGAGCTGGCCGGCGACGACGTGGCGGCGGCCACCGAGTTCGCCACCAACGAGCTCGTGCTCGTGACCCCGTCGGACGACCCCGGGGGGATCTCGTCCCTCGACGACCTTGCCGACGCCCAGTTCGTCACCTGCGTCGACTCCGCCCCCTGCGGCGCGCTGGCCGACCAGCTGCTCGAGGACGCCGGCGTCACCGCCGAGCCGGTCTCCCGCGAGGCGGACGTCAAGGCGGTGCTGGCCAAGGTCACCTCCGGCGAGGTCGACGCCGGCTTCGTCTACGTCACCGACGCGGTCGCGGCCGGCGACGAGGTCCGTCGGGTCGAGGTGCCCGGCGCGGCCGACCTGCCGGCGCGCTACGCCGTCGCCACCGTCACCGAGGCGCGGGAGCCCGAGCTGGCCGAGGCGTGGGTCGACCTCGTCCTGGGCGAGGACGGTCAGCAGGCGCTCGCCGACGCCGGGTTCGGCCCACCCGTCGACGGGTCCCCGTGACCCCACCCGCCACGGTCGATCGGCCCGCCCTGGGCCGCCCGCCCGCCCTGCTCGTCGTCCCGGCCGTCGTCGCGGTCGTGCTGCTGGTGCTGCCGCTCGTCGGACTGGTGAGCCGCTCGCCCTGGACCCGGTTGCCCGAGCTGCTCGGCGACCCCGACGTCCGCAGCGCCCTGGTGCTCTCCCTCGGCGTCGCGACCACCACCGCCGTCCTGTGCGTGCTGCTCGGCCTGCCGCTGGCGTGGCTGCTGGCGCGGGTCGAGGTGCCCGGCAAGGGCGTGCTGCGTGCGCTCGTCACCGTGCCGCTGGTGCTCCCGCCCGTGGTGGCCGGCGTGGCGCTGCTCGCGTCGCTGGGTCGCAACGGGCTCCTCGGGGCCCCGCTGCGCGAGACGTTCGGCGTCACGATCCCCTTCACCACCACGGCGGTGGTGCTGGCCCACACCTTCGTGGCGCTGCCCTTCTTCGTGCTCAGCGCGGAGGGAGCGCTGCGCGCCGCCGGGCGCGAGTACGACGCCGTGGCCGCCACCCTGGGCGCCGGACGCTGGCGGGCGTTCCGCACCGTCACGCTGCCGCTCGTCCTGCCGGGCGTACTGGCCGGCACGCTGCTGGCGTGGGCCCGCTCGCTGGGCGAGTTCGGCGCCACCATCACCTTCGCCGGCAACTACCCGGGCATCAGCCAGACGATGCCGCTGCTGGTGTTCGAGAAGCTCCAGCGCGAGCCGGAGGCGGCGTACGCGACCAGCCTCGTGCTGCTGGCTGTGTCCGTGCTGGTCCTCGGGCTGCTGCGCGAGCGCTGGCTCGGAGCGCTCCGGTGACCGGACCGCGGGAGGACGGTCTCGACGCGCGGGTGGTCGTCCGGCGGCCCGGCCACACCCTCGACGTCCACCTGACCGTGGCGCCCGGCGAGACCGTGGCGGTGGTCGGGCCCAACGGCTCGGGCAAGACGACCCTGCTGCGGGCGCTGGCCGGGCTGGTGCCGCTGAGCGCGGGCCACGTGAGGTACGGCGACAGCGTCTGGGAGGCGGCCGACCCGGACCGGCCGCGTGAGCGCCGCACCGTGCAGGAGCGCCGCGTCGGGGTCGTGTTCCAGTCGCTGCTGCTCTTCCCGCACCTGTCGGCGCGCGACAACGTCGCCTACGGTCCCCGCTCGCGCGGCACCACGCGCACCGAGGCACGGGCCCGGGCGCAGCGCCTGCTGGAGCAGCTCGGCGTGGCCGAGCTGGCCGACCGGCGCGCCTCGGCGCTCTCGGGCGGCCAGGCGCAGCGGGTCGCCATCGCACGGGCGCTGGCGACCGACCCGCGGCTGCTCATGCTCGACGAGCCGCTGGCCTCGCTCGACGTCGCCGTCGCGATGTCGCTGCGCATCGAGCTGCGCCGCCACCTCGACACCTTCCCCGGCGCCACCCTGCTGGTCAGCCACGACGCGCTCGACGCCCTGTCGCTGGCCGACCGGGTGGTGGTGCTGCAGGACGGCCGGGTCGCGCAGGACGGCACCCCCGACGAGGTCGCGCGCCAGCCGCGCACCGCCCACGTGGCCCGGCTCGTCGGGCTCAACGTCCTGCACGGCGCCTCGCGGGGGGCCCTGGTCGACCTCCCGGACGGCAGCACCCTCGTCACCACCACGGCGTACGACGGGCCGACCGACGTCACCTTCTCCCCCGCTGCGGTGACCCTCGGCGTCGACCCGCCCACGGGCAGCGCCCGCAACCACTGGCAGGGCCGCGTGGTGTCGGTGGTGCCCCAGGGGCTCGCGGTGCGGGTGCACCTCGACGCCCTCGGCGGGCTGATCGCCGACGTGACGGTGGAGTCGGCCACCGCGCTCGGGCTGGTCCCCGGGCGCGTCGTGCACGCCAGCGTCAAGGCCACCGACGTGGTCGTCCACGGGGCCCCGGGGACCACCCCCAGGGAGGCCTCCGGGACGGACACCGCTCCGCTAGCCTGACCTGCATGACGGACCTCCCTGAGCCCCTGACCCCGTCCGCCTCCGCCCCCGACCGCAACCTCGCGCTCGAGCTGGTGCGGGTCACCGAGGCGGCGGCCATGGCCGCGGGACGCTGGAGCGGCAAGGGCGACAAGAACGGCGCCGACGGGGTCGCGGTCAACGCCATGCGCGTGCTGATCTCCACCGTCGGCATGCGCGGGGTCGTGGTCATCGGTGAGGGCGAGAAGGACAACGCCCCGATGCTCTACAACGGTGAGGAGGTCGGCGACGGCACCGGCCCCGAGTGCGACGTCGCGGTCGACCCGATCGACGGCACCACGCTGGCGGCCAAGGGCATGAACAACGCCATCGCGGTCATGGCCGTCTCCCCGCGCGGGTCGATGTACGACCCCTCCGCGGTGTTCTACATGGAGAAGCTCGTCACCGGCCCCGAGGCCCGTGACGTGGTCGACATCCGCCTGCCGGTCCGCGAGAACATCCAGCGCGTGGCGAAGGCGAAGAACACCGCGCCCGAGGACGTCACCGTGGTGCTGCTGGACCGCCCCCGCCACGAGGGCCTCGTCGACGACATCCGCGCCGCGGGGGCGCGGATCAAGTTCATCTCCGACGGCGACGTCGCGGGCGCCATCATGGCCGCCCGCAACGGCACCGGCATCGACCTGCTGCTCGGCACCGGCGGCACGCCGGAGGGCATCATCGCCGCCTGCGCCATGAAGTGCCTCGACGGCACCATCCAGGCCCGCCTCGCCCCCAAGGACGACGAGGAGCGGCAGCGCGCCCTCGACGCCGGCCACAACCTCGACCCCGACTTCGTCCTCACCACCGACGACCTGGTCAGCGGCGACGACTGCTTCTTCGTCGCCACGGGCATCACCGACGGCGAGCTGATGCAGGGCGTGCGCTACCGATCCGGCGGGGCCACCACCCACTCGCTGGTGATGCGCTCGCGCAGCGGCACCATCCGCAACATCCTCTCCGAGCACCGGCTGGAGAAGCTCCGCTCCTACGCCAGTGTCGACTTCGACCACTGAGGCCTGGGTGGCATGACGGACACGACCGGCACCACCGACACGACCGACTCGGCGGGCACGACCCGCGGAACCTTCGTCGCCGCCGGTGAGGCGCTGGTCGACATCGTGGTCCCCCACGACGGTCCGGCCCTCAGCGCACCCGGCGGCTCCCCGCTCAACGTCGCGGTCGGTCTGTCGCGCCTCGGCCACGACGCCCTGCTGCTGACCCAGCTCGGCGACGACGACCGGG
This DNA window, taken from Nocardioides sp. HDW12B, encodes the following:
- a CDS encoding GAF domain-containing sensor histidine kinase, whose amino-acid sequence is MRSAPDELEARAERALARDVLATSQDTDVQEIVNLLHSICDVDIAAVAVPDNGQFHYLVTAGIDPLASDAADTMCQHTMRADQLVVVPDTAEDPRFAVSPFADGRIMSLRFYASAPLHAPTGTIVGRLCVFDTSPRDLTPLQEQALLTLADSVSSILDLRQRKLDAPAAAEAAAARGAHDEVVSVASQVSHDLRVPLTALSTSLGMLEESTPPDESPLRRNLLASALRSTARMASLVDGLLRLNDVQRGLDLVEVDLGEAARQVVLDLEGLITETGATVSVGAMPSVRCDEGLIAAALLNLVSNAAKFARPGVAPVIEVAARRTAFGVRVLVRDNGIGIPPEDRHRVFALFSRLTHTPGHGIGLTTVARVAEAHGGMVGIDDGPSGVGSEIWFELPA
- a CDS encoding DUF2252 domain-containing protein; this translates as MTKADDRRQKQIIDVLGEAFAPLMKADPAAFRVKYRKMAVDPFAFYRGTACLFYADVTPEEDPWVDERSGGIWIHGDLHAENFGTYMNADGRLVFDVNDFDEAYLGHYTWDLKRFSASLALLGWSKALPEEDVRSLIGRYLRGYLAQVTHYTEVVEDDDFALQLHNTDGPVQALLQKARQSTRAAMLDGMTSQDTGVRMFKEGGAARHLSKTERRKIEKAFDAYLESIPDTKRINRSLFYDVRDIVGMSGFGIGSAGLPAYNVLVEGFSQSLDNDVVLSMKQANVPAVSRFVDTKKVERYFEHEGQRTVVSQRALQSHTDPNLGFTTVDGVGYVVAEISPYEMDLDWGSLYEPSEIAPVVEQLGRATAKVHCASDEDSDQSLVSFQVEDAISESLEGRRRAFVEAVTEFGVDYAQKVRHDHALFVDAFRTGRIGIAAT
- a CDS encoding exodeoxyribonuclease III; amino-acid sequence: MRLATWNVNSVRSRIDRVEAFLTRHDVDVLALQETKARDDQWPTMGLQAMGYEVATNGYNQWNGVAIVSRVGLEDVTPGFSAMPEYGDPPVREARALAATCGGVRLWSLYVPNGRKVGDPHYDYKLAWLEALRAEATAWSRANPEVPVALGGDWNVAPQDEDVWDMAVFATSTHVTEPERAAFRAFVDDGFTDVVRPYDPGPDAFTYWDYYRQRFERNKGMRIDFVLGSAALSERVVDAFVDREERAGKGASDHAPVVVTLAD
- a CDS encoding DNA recombination protein RmuC, with product MTDAMLLGLLLAAALGLVVGLLVGASVTGRRGRSAEELYVDRSRVEGEAVVAERLAQLQGQMQALQVDRASWQSQLRQQVEDMQHSTDLLRRETQSLSSALRRPSVRGRWGELHLRRAVELAGLVARCDFDEQVATNDAEGQVRRPDLVVRLAGGRSVVVDAKVPLDAFLDATEADDEDERLAHLRRHARQLRAHVDVLAAKSYWRALERTPEFVVLFVPGESFLSAALESDPSLLETAAERRVILATPTTLIALLRTVALGWTQEALVERSEDILQVGRELHERLSTMGAHLDKVGRSLGAAVGAYNQALGSLESRVLVTARRFNALGMTDRELASPAPLEVAPRTPTAEELVADPRAGVADPERGVPTSGRGPLPGTGVADVSSA
- a CDS encoding DUF6542 domain-containing protein, whose amino-acid sequence is MHSRVPHEPAGAVTVEVTDAPASAPGPRDGLPAAERLDDTGPVTAPPSVDPSSSTPTATAPPSEGRHPARRPARPTLWMQGHHPGRLVLRATSLILLAVLGLNLLVTGSMGLGFDLAFVAACAVIALWVRPRDFFMIGVFPPIFLGVVVIVLGIADPASVARASDNAGQAVVSGLAHQAQTLVLGYGLTLAVIALRQVAIRNGGRLRVRR
- a CDS encoding 4-hydroxy-3-methylbut-2-enyl diphosphate reductase yields the protein MSSADLGMPPVLTADRADERAVLLAAPRGYCAGVDRAVITVEKALDLYGAPVYVRKQIVHNKHVVAGLEERGAVFVEELDEVPEGATVVFSAHGVSPMVHAEAAERALKTIDATCPLVTKVHHEAKRFAGDDYDILLIGHAGHEEVEGTAGEAPEHIQLVERPEDVAAIEVRDPAKVAWLSQTTLSVDETLAVVDAIRERFPLLLDPPSDDICYATQNRQMAVKEISKAADLVIVVGSGNSSNSVRLVEVALEAGAKASYRVDDASEIDEAWLEGVERVSVTSGASVPEDLVDGVLSFLAERGYPDAEAVHTAEESLIFALPPELRRDIRAAEKAASSA